AACCAGAATGGTGAGGAAGATGAGCAGGTTTCCCAGTAAAGTGAAAAGATAGAACATCAAAAACAGGATGAATAGCAAGTTCTCCAGCCCTCCAGTGTTAGGAATTCCCAGCAATATGAACTCTGACACGGAAGTGTAGTTCTGCATGTTTATGCACCAGGCAGTCCTGGAAAAGAAAGCATTCATGATATAAGAccacaaataactgagaaaatatCTTCCTAGTAGAGTTATTTCTCAAGCAGTGGCTGTGAGCAAAAAAacatcaaagaggaaaaggaaatcagTAATAAATCCAGGCCTGCAGCTAAATAATGTGTTACATTTGGCCTCAGTATTTTTCATATGCAAAATTACATAGGATAATTTATCTCTATAGTTGACAAATCTCACAGTAATCCACACTTATTATAGGTTTTAAGTAGTTTCTCCCAATCCAGTTTATCATCACACAGACTGGTATATTACAGAAGCATCTTCTCCAAGGAAAATTTGGAATCAGATGGCAAACTTGTTTTGTATTATAAGCCAAGTCATAATTAGTTGCTCAATAGACCAACTGGGCTTGTCTAGTGGCCcagctagtaaagaatttgcctgcaaatcaggaggccctggtttgattcctaggtcaggaagatcgcctggagacgggataggctacccactgcagtattcttgggtttcccaggtggctcaactggtaaagaatcggcctgcagtgcaggagacgtgggtttgatccctgggttgggaagatcccctggagaagtgcgtggcaaccaactccagtattcttgcctagagaatcccaaggaaagaggatcttggtgggctacagtccatgggtcgcaaagagtcagacatgactgagcgactaagcacagcaaagcAATAGACCAACTATCCAAGTATATGCATATAAAAATGTGAACCTAAACAGAAATTATACTCACttacctatttatttttactttcagcaATAGTGTTTTCCATTGTTTAGCATTTACATTCAAGAAAAGATATACAATTCATATTTAtaacatgctcacacacacacaggaattaCACCAAGTCTAGAAGAAAGCCTCGTGTAAGTAACAGAAATAATATTGCATCCCACCAGAAATATGTCCCTCCTCAGGAAGACTTTATTTCTATACTACAGATCTCATACATGTAAGTTTCaatgacattattattttttaacttcattaATTAATGTCTGTCAGATAAACCAAAAGATCCTCAATTATTTTTTCTGAAGGCCCAATATCTTCTTTTGTTCCTTTGAATCAAATTTTATGTTAGCCCTCCACATGTTGTCACTTGGATATAACTTATTTTTCTCTGCCTGTGATCATTATTTGCTCATAGGAAATAATCTGATAGatctattaatattaatttataaattgctAATCTCTTACCATTTCCTACATTGTTTCAATTTTATAAGAATAAAGGCTTATAGCCATACAAGAAAAAAAGCTCAATAAGTAGAATTTATGGCAAAGAATGAAGAAGTGAGAAAGTAGGAGCTCTTCAGAATAGTCTTGAAATCAATCTATAGAGCCAGGGCCCTGTATAAAGCTTGTCCTGCACAAAATGTTTGAGTAGATTGTGATTCTGGCAAAAATACAAACAGGAAAGCAAAAAAACTCCTTTCCAGCCcaaaatataatatacatattgaGTTTAAACCTCAACAATTAATTTAATCTCACAAACATTAATTTTCTATCCACCTGCTagaaatataaagatgaataaaagaaaGTGTTAGCCCCTAAAGAACTTACTCTAATAGAAAACTGGTTTTTAACTCTGACCCTGACTCTATCATTTTCTACCTCTGGGCCGTAGGAAACTCACTTAACCTATCTGAGTCTCAACTCTTACAAAAGAATAGTGGATAATCATATTTTCTGCCTGATAAAGTCtttgtgaggattgaatgagataacaaaaataaaattccttgcCCGGTGCTTGGCACTTAGTAGTAAATGTTCAATATCAAAGACTAACCTCATGCATATAAGAAAATGGTAATGTAGTTAAAACAAAAGCATTGAAGGTGTGATGAAGATATAATTAGAAATGGAGTTGAAAAGGGATCTGCAAGATTTGAAAAAAAGTAGAGTAAacatagtcaactgatctttgacaaaagagcaaAGGCAATGCAATGagaaaaaatagtcttttaaaaCTAATGATTCCGGAACAACAGGACATCTCTCTCtaacacacataaatacacaaaatGTATCTAGACATAGACCTTATACTCtccacaaaaatcaactccaaatgAATAACAAACCGGAATGTGAAATGCAAAACTACTGGGCTCCTAAATGATAATTTAAGAGAAAATCTAAATGATTTTGGATATGGCAATGAGTTTTTAGATATAGCACCAAAGGCACAATTCATAAGAGAAATAATTGATACactgaacttcattaaaattaaaaaaaaaaaacttgttttgcCAAAGACACAGCCAAGATAATAAGAAGATAAGCTACagaatgacagaaaatattttgtaaaagacAACATCAGACAAAGGACTAATGTTATGAAGAACTCTTAAGATTCAGCAATAAGAAAAtcaacaacccaattaaaaattagcccaaagaccttaacagatacctcaccaaagaagacaaaTATACAGCTAGAAAATAAGGACATAAAAGGATGTTGCACattatgtcatcagggaaatacaaatcaaaacaaatagATAACACTGCAAACTTAGAATGCCCAAAGTCTAaaacactgacaataccaaatacTAGTGAGAATGTGAACTAACAGGAACTCTTATTTCTGGTAGACATGCAAAATGGCAGAGTCACTTTGTAAGACAGGCAGTTTCTTATGAATCTCAATATATTCTTACCATGATCCAGCAGCCATGGTCCTTGATATTTAAGCAAATATCAagttgaaaacatattttaacacAAAAGTCTCCATATTGATGTTTATATAAACTTTAtgcataattgccaaaacttggaagcaaccaggaTGTCCTTTGGTAGGTGGATGGATAAACTATGgtatatccagacaatggaacATCATTAAGTGCTATAAAGAAATGAGCCATCAACCTATGCAAAGACATGGAGGAATAATGAGGCTgtattactaaatgaaagaaggctATCTGAAAGAGCTACAACCTTTATCATTCCaaccatatgacattctggagacagtaaaaagattacTGGTCGACAGGGAATGGATAGGTGGAACACAAAGGACTTTTAGGTCAGTGAAAATACATTGTATGGAATGGTAGATAGATGCTATTATATATTTGTTCAAATCCATTGAATGGACAAAACTGAAAGTGGACCCCAAagtaaactatggacttcagGTAATTATAATGTATCAGGGTAGATTTATCTTTTAAAGCAAGTGTACCCTCTTGGTGGGGATGTTTGATAATGGGACAGGCTGTACATGTGTACGGGCCTAGGATATATGAGAAATCTGTACTATAAACCAAAAACTcgtctaaaaaaataaagctttgtttaaaatagcaaggaaaaacacacaggtcaggaaaaatgttcttttcatcagACCTTCAACAGAGGATTATGTAAATATCTGGCAGAATTAAAAGATATCTTGTAGGCTAGAGGTGCATAAATTCTCCCTTTACCTGAACTTTGTTTCTAGCTCAACAGTCAAATTCACAAAGGTGTTTGTTCCAAACATGCCATCAGCAAAAGTGCAAATTTTACAAATTACCTTAGATTCACTTTCaaacttctctttcctcctctgcagTTAGCACTCAATGCCTTATCTCCATCCAAACCTATTCTCaggaaagaatctgacatgaaaaaaaattctaagaacaGATAATAACAGAAGATTTTCAAGCAGAAATTTTTACCTCTTAGAGAAACAGAAGGAACTATTTTGTTGCAAAGGAGACTAAACTAGATGTTTTCTTCCAACTctgaattctaaaattttatattattagcattttataaattttgtggCTTTCACTATCACCACATTCAAAGATTTTTGCATTTTAACCTTCAGGGTTCAATGACATGAAAGTACGTATGCCTGCTAAAGGAAGTTCTCATACTGTTAAGAAGAGCAGATTGATATTAATTAAAAGGGTAGATGTTAAGAGTGgggatagtttttattttttatactaacTGCAAAAGGGAATTCATAAACAAAGAATCTCTCTGCTTCAATCTCATCCACCTTCCTCATACAAACCATTCTCCTACCACATGAGCACATTTATCTCTGAGTCTCTCCCCCTTCATGTCCTTCTCAGTGCTGACTTACTAATGAATCACAGGACTCCACAACATATAAGAATTTTCATAACTTCATACTTCTCCTTCCTCAGTTGGTTGAACAGGGAAAATGATCAGGACAAATAGACTTAAAagcaagacagagagagagaaaaggaagaagcatAGTGTAAGCAGAACAAGAGTTGAATAGAAGGAGGTAAAGTTTTAGACAAACATCAGCTAATGGAAAGCACACCTAACACGGGCAGAGGGATTTTTGTCAAGTTTTTAGGCAAGAGTATGTTTCTAAAGTCAAAAGTCCTTATTGGCGTAAGATGCCATGACATAGAGACAAGGTTCAGCGCCTTGTGCTCTTGAGTCCAAGACACAAAGTTTCCACACTCAGCCCTGTCATGTAGTCTGGTCCTGAAATGCTGGGTTTATGATATTTTCAAACTGGAGAGTTTCTGTTGAGACACTATCCCCAGTGGCCCAATTAAGAATTGTGAATCAGCAAAAGGAGTAATTAGAGGTCCTCCTGTCTATCCTAACACCCGTTTCCCATTACACATCTcattatttcataatatattatAGATTCATTGTAAATGCCGCATTACAACTTTATAAACTATCTGGTAAATATTCAAAAGAGTGAGAAAAATACCAATATCTTTCCTTGACCTTATTTAATATGCTCTTTCCAATTGCTATAAACacatagttatatttttaacCACTTACAATCATACCCTATATGTAGTTTTGCATAAttcctttttaatattaattttttgattaataatttttcttatatctGTCAAAATAAGCACACATAGGTAGGtacacagatgtgtgtgtgtgtgtgttagctgctcagtcatgtccaactctttgtgaccccatggactgtagctcacctggctcctctgtccatgagattctccaggcaagaacactggaatgagttgccatttccttctccagggaatcttcccaaggatcaaaggatcaaacctgggtctcctgcattgcaggcggattctttaccaactgagccaacaggaaagcctGAGATAAAGCTTGAGACCCCACATAAGAAATTATTACCTAGGGCTGGATTGGTCACTTTCTATATTGTGGTCTCTATATTAGGAAGTTTAAAAAACTCTAAGAGGGTTTTTAGTAGCCTTGTATTTGAGTGTATTATTGGAAAGAGGGCATGTGAAGAGACAACAGCAACTATCATGGGGAGGGTGGCTGGAGGAGCTCGAATacattgagaaaaataaataaagaaggtcCTTGGACTGTAGAAGTTTGAGATACTTGGtcaggaaaaaaggagaaaagatagtAACTAAGTCAGAGAAACGCCACTGGGAATGTATGTGTATTAACATCCTCCTTTAGCTTAACCAGATGACATCAGAATAGAATTTTTTGCATTTAAGTTTCTGTACATGAAATTACCCTGAGAACTAGACTTGGATTCTAATAATTAGGTAAAGCCTCCACACAAGTATCTCCTGGGAACACTGAGAAGATCAGAACCAACAAAGGAGAGTAACAGGATGAGTCTTTGGGATCAGAACTTGTTTTTACAAATTAGTTTAGGTGTAATCTATAAAcaacataatatataatacattatggttttagaggaaaaaatggTTCCCATTTTTCTGTGAAGTAATTGCTCTGGATTTTTTCCTCAAAACTTTCTGTTCAGATATCCCACCTCAATAATTGCATATTTAgatgtctcttttaaaaaaaaaaaaaaaggcttatttttttttaagtgtaataaAGCCATTGTAAAATTATGAAGGTAACAgaaaaacatgggcttccctggtggctcagacaataaagattatgcctgtaattcaggagacctaggtttgatccctgggttaggaagatcccctggagaagggaatggcaacccactccagtattcttgcctggagaatcccagggacagaagagcctggggtgctgcagcccatggggtcgcaaaaagtctgacgcaactgagcaactgaactgaagtgactgaaatgcagATGGAGTtataagaaaaaggggagaaccaGCAAACTCAAAAGGCACAAGATAAGTGAAAACTAAACAAGCGGCCTAATGTTTAAACTGTGCTAAAAGACACAAAGCACAAAATTTACTGTCAGCCATTCTCACTGTGCAGTTCAGTAGTGCTAAGTATATTCACTCTGAGCAGCCAAACTTCACAGCTTTTTCATCTTACAAAAGGAAACTTTATACCCATTAAACTATTTTccctttccccagcccctggcaaccaccattctatcttctttttctatattttgacAACTCTATAAACCTCATATACTTAAATCATACAGAAATCACACACTATTTGTCTTATTTTGTGACTGctcatttcacttaacataatctcttcaagtttcatccatctaGTAACATGTGTCAATTTCCCTCCTTGTAAAGATGGGAGTACTATTGCCTGTATTTCAATTATCTATTCATCATTAATGGACTCCTGAATTGCTTCCACCTCCTGCCTATGTGAATAATGCCGTGATGAAGAGCATGCTATAAATATCTACTCAAGACTCTTTGGACATAATTCAGAAGGATAATTGCTAAATCACagggcaattttatttttaaattttttgaggaaccaccatactacTTTCCGTAGTGGCTGCACCACTTTATATCCCCACCAATAATGCACAATGATTCCAACTTCTTCACAtttcttatcttttccttttttttttccactaagagccattctaatgggtgtgaggtgatttctcatgaatttgatttgaatttctctagtGATAgagattgagcatcttttcatatgcttattggacatttgtgtgtctttttttggagaaatgtctttttaagtCCTTTACCTCCTTTTTGATCAAGATATTTGTTTGTTGTAACTGTTGATGGAgtacaatattaaaaagcaatgtgcgcatgtgtgtgtacacattattttttaaaaaattctatgttGGGTGCTGTACTAAAACTTCACGTGCAGGAAAGATTTAAACTGCTTTGATTTTTCTTAGTACTAAGCAGTAATTATTAGAAGGAGGCAAGTGGTTGGAGTTCATTCATATTCAGCTTTCATACATCTTCaactttaatgaaaatatatatttaaattagtgAATATTGTTTTTGTGTATCCTAACTAccgcatgattgcactcatctcacatgctagtaaagtaatgctcaaaattctccaaaccaggcttcagcaatacgtgaactgtgaacttccagatgttcaagctggttttagaaaaggcagaggaactggagatcaaattgccaacaccagctggatcatcgaaaaagcaagagagttccataaaaatatctatttctgctttattgactatgccaaaccctttgactgtgtggatcacaataaactgtggaaaattctgaaagagatgggaataccaggccacctgacctgcctcttgagaaacctgtatgcaggtcaggaagcaataattagaactggatgatgaacaacagactggttccaaataggaaaaggagtatgtcaaggctgtatattgtcatcctgcttatttaacttatatgcagagtacatcatgagaaatgctgggctggaagaagcacaagctggaatcaagattgccaggaggaatatcaataatctcagatatgcagatgacaccacccttatggcaggaagtgaagaactaaagagcctcttgatgaaagtgaaagaggagagtgaaaaagttggcttgaagcttaacattcagaaaactaagatcatggcatctggtcccatcacttcatggcaaatagatggggaaacaatggaagcagtgtcagactttttattttgggggttccaaagtcactgcagatggtgattgcagccatgaaattaaaagacgcttactccttgggaggaaagttatgaccaacctagacagcatattaaaaagcagagacatcattttatcaacaaaggtccgtctaatcaaggctatggttttttcagtagtcatgtatggatgtgagagttggactataaagaaagctgagcgccgaagacttgatgcttttgaactcgtggtgttggagaagactcttgagagtcccttggactgcaaagagatccaaccagtccatcctaaaggagatcagtcctgggtgttcattggaaagactgaagttgaagctgaaactccactactttggtcacctgatgccaagagctgactcatctgaaaagaccctgatgctgggaaagcttgagggcaggaggaaaaggggatgacagaggatgagatggttggatggcatgactgactcaatgtacatgagtttggataaactctgggagttagtgatggacagggaggcctggtgtgctgcggttcacggggttgcaaaaaagtcggacacgactgagccactgaactgaactgaactaaattattTCActcatgtttctgttttatgtaaataaataggTAATTACATTTAATTTGAAAGTCTAAGCAGTATCCATTTATTCATGCAACAAACCCACCCACAGTGCCTAGTAGATCACTGGGCCATGTCCTGTGGGTATAACAGTGAATAAGACAAACACGATAGAATTTTTCatagcatagaaaaaaaaatctactgaacAAGCTTAAGTGCTGATGTGATAAGTATCTGTCCATAATCCGTTTTCAGGCTTTATCAGATCTCATAGCTTGTGGGTTTTCCACCAATATCCAGCATTAATAAGACATCAAACTATAGTAGAATTGCTTAAATACAGCATATTGTCTAGGATACATCCCCAAAGCATAGGAATTTTTATTGTGTTGTTAGATTTTACTGGTCTGGTTAGGAAGGGCCTTGGAACTCTCACACTGCACATCAAACCATTGTCTATGTTTAAATGGGCTTCATTTTGTCCTTTTTGTCTCATGCCTTTTGTAAAGGCAAGAGTGTATTTAATTCGgggttgtattttttgttttgtttttgatggtTTCAAGTAAAATGGAAACTTGGGGGAATAAAAATGGAATACAAAATAAccacaaattaataaaatgtcatAAAAGCTAAGGGCAGTAAATAttgctctctctttctccctaaaTTCTGGAGAAAATTGAGAAATAATGATCAACTTGAGTGTTGTTGGAAGCCAACTTGGAAAAATGTCTTGGTGGGAGAACAAGATAATCCTGGTCATTTAACCCAGTAATCAGGACATCTCTTCAAACAACACTGAACAGGAAGCCTTTCCCAGCCCTTTCACACTAAAGAGTAATCTGGGATGTTGTCAGTATGATAGAGCAGGGAAAAAATGACAACAGGAGCTAAGAGGGCTTGGGCTAGACCTGGCTTTACTGTAATTAAATGTGTTATGAATGGCAAGATACTTATTTCTAGATCTCAGTGCCATCATATACAGAAGGATACAATGAGTTGTGGCACAGAATtaatggagataaaaataaagtcaacataTAAACACAACCTATGTCCGTGCATATTTTGCTAGTTATTTATTGAATGTTCTATGTGTATCATGAGCTCCAGAGAGAGGTAGTGAGGTTGAATAAATTGCCAAGCAGGTCCTTCAGGGCAGTCATGTGGTAGCGGGATTAAGAGTAAGAGCTATTTAATTAACAAGATCTGAGTGTGAGGTCTGATTTGCCACTTACTGTGCAAATTTGGATCCATTATTTGAAGCTTCTAATCCTcacagttctgtttttttttcattgaaactCCTTTATGGGGATGATATGAAAATTACATAAGATGGTATCTGTGAAATATTCATCACAGATCATATTCTAGCAATTGTGATTAATACTATTGTTAGCAACATGGACAAACTGAAATATGTATAGGTAGAACCGAGGAATGATTACActctaagtgaagtaagaaaagCTAATTTGGCACAGAGATGGCTATTGAAGGATGATTTTTGGATTGCCATAGATCTTTACTATTTTCAATCAGGCAAAATTGGCTGTCTATTACAAGAAATCTGTCTCAAGCTTCTTGCAATTTCCCTTGGATTCCTTCCCCAGGATTAATGCACTGAGAATAGTATGAATTATGAAGTTACTTATGGGGCCTCAGGGTTTATAATTatgcacaaaaatagaaaatcatatTAGGCAAACTTAATGCTTTAGAGAAAGCATTTTCCATTGatattatttgattatttatcTGATTACTTATTTGATTGAGTAGGTAGGTGATGTTAagagtaaatacattttaaaatccattGTAAAACCTTTAATTTATTGCAGGACAGTAAATACTACATTGTGGCAAATCCTTTTTAGGGAACTTTTCACCTCTTTGTTCCTTAAGGAATAGATTAATGAGTTCAGCATGGGTGAGACAGTATTATTTAATAGTTGCACTGTGGCGTCTAGCAAGGGATTGGGTGTGCAATGCAGATAGACAATGATTATAGGTCCAAAGGCACAGAGAATGGCAATGAGGTGGGCACTGCAGGTAGAGAAAGCTTTCTGCCTGCCCTCGGCTGAATGGATCCTCAAAATGGCAATCCCAATGCATGTGTAGGAGGCACAAATACTCAACCAAAGCATTAAAGCCAGAAAGCCAATACTAGTGGAAGCtactccctggacagaggagctgtcaGCACAAGCCAGGGGTAGGACAGCAGGaatgtcacagaagaagtggtccACCCGATTGGGGCCACAGTAGGGTAGCTGAAAGGTAAAGGATGTCAGGACGGTGGCCTGAAGACAACCCACCAACCAGGCTGCCACGACCAAACCAACACAGACTCCAGGTCTCATGATGAGCTTATACCTCAGTGGGTGACAGATGGCAACAAAACGATCATAAGCCATCACAGAATAGAGGCAGCCTTCCGTAGAACCCAGGAAATGATAGAAGAAGAGCTGAACAGCACATCCCTTATAAGAAATGGCTCGGCTCTGGCCAGAAAAACAGACTAGCATCTTGGGACAGAGTACAGAGGGGAACAGCATGTCCATAATCGACAGGAGTCCCAAgaagaagtacatgggagtgTGAAGGGTCGAGGAGGAGACAATTGCTAGAAGGATGAGCAAATTTCCTAGCAGAGTCAAGGGGTAAATGAAGGAGAAGATGACAAGGAGCACAGTCTCCAGTCCCTCTGTCTGAGGTATTCCCAGTAGGATGAACTCATTCAGCTCTGTGTGGTTCCTCATGTTCCTGGGAGGAAGGTCTAGGGGAGACAAAAGACAGGAAAGCATGAATGTGGAGGCTGATTGTGACAGACACAATACTGATACATTCATCATCACTAATCTTTGTTTACACATAAAGATGATGTTGAAATTaagaatcagaaattctgggaaTAATATTTAGGGGCTAGCAAAGCAGATGTATATCACATTCCTTTATGAATAGGGATTCCAAGCAATATGAAACTTTAACAAAGTGAAATACTGGATGTGCTAGGAGAACAAAGGCATCAATACTGAGCAGATGAGCATAGTTTGAAATAAGTCCACAACCAattatacaacaacaacaaaaatgtcctAAATTTAAGATCAACCTGAAAACATGTGGAAGCCCGCCCCTCCTGACTCCTTTACAGAACTACAGTTACTCAAATACGTGTTCAAAcaccctaaatattcatcaaaGGTCAATTTGGGCACCCATACCTCTGTTGAGAAGAATGGTCTGTGATACAGTTTAAGGAGCAGTAAGATTTGGGTGTATGATATCATTCTAATTGGATATATTTCTTAGTCTgaacatggggtctcaaagagccagacacaactgagtgactgaactgaactgaaggttattTGCCTGAAAAGAAATTAACAGTGACAAATTTGATTATTATCCTTGTGTTTAGTTTGTTTATAGAGATTAGTAGATGTTTAGAGACTGTAGATGATAGGTTTTAGTGAAGTCATCATATATAAAGATGAATTTTGGGAATATTTGATGTTTGCTAACTACTGAAATTTTGAAATCCAAAGTATTTCAATTCTGCAGACTTTTCTGTGTCTTCTGATTGctttaaattctaattttaattttattgtggtAATAAAACTTCACATGAGACCTACTCTCTAAAcagatttttaagtgtacagataATATTAACTATGAACACGATGTTTTACAGCATTAGTGAAACTTAACACCTATTCATTAGCAATTTCTCATTTCCTGTTGTCTCCTACCCTGGTAGCCATCATTCAGTGTTTTGCTTTTaagagtataattgttttattttaacgGAAAAACTCATTATGTCGAGAACAGGAAAGGGCCAGTAGGGAGTGCTGTGGTCAGCTGTCTGCTACAATGGTTGAGCTCCTGAATTTCTCAAGAAGAGATGCCatgatactatgcataaaatagataactaatgaaaacctaccctatagcacagggaactctactcaatgcttcttggtgacctaaatgggaaataAATCCAAAAAAAAGAGTAGACTTATGTAGCTAATTAACTTTCCTACAgtgtagaaactaacacaatattgtaaagcaactatactccaataaattaactttaaaaaagaagagagatgtcTTTTTCACTTACACTTTTTACCATTATAATTTGCTTTTTTGAGAtgcaaaatgcaatttaaaatgtcCAATTATAATGGTTTGAACTTCTAATTATAATTCCTGGTCaaattctctgattttcttttataattgatATTATTAATAGTTATTGATTGATAATTTTGTCTTctaaaaaacctgaaaaatggTAAGATAATGCTCTCCATGTACTCAAGTTGTTTATAATCTTGGAATCTCAATTTCTCATCTTTATATAAGCAGAAAGTGTTCCCTGCACCAGTAGTCTCAACCTTAACCAATCAGTTAAGTATATTATTCCAAGCAGGACACTTTTGAGAGTCAAAGAAAGCGTTATTAATAATTAAAGCAGGATAAGAGGGGTAAAATAGGAACATTTCTGTTCAATCATTGAATAGTCTCCTTTCCCTCATGTGTGTCCTACAGATCTTTATTTTAATGTTCTGATATAACCGTGCCCCTTGAAGATATGGGATATT
Above is a genomic segment from Cervus elaphus chromosome 2, mCerEla1.1, whole genome shotgun sequence containing:
- the LOC122706349 gene encoding olfactory receptor 148-like, whose product is MRNHTELNEFILLGIPQTEGLETVLLVIFSFIYPLTLLGNLLILLAIVSSSTLHTPMYFFLGLLSIMDMLFPSVLCPKMLVCFSGQSRAISYKGCAVQLFFYHFLGSTEGCLYSVMAYDRFVAICHPLRYKLIMRPGVCVGLVVAAWLVGCLQATVLTSFTFQLPYCGPNRVDHFFCDIPAVLPLACADSSSVQGVASTSIGFLALMLWLSICASYTCIGIAILRIHSAEGRQKAFSTCSAHLIAILCAFGPIIIVYLHCTPNPLLDATVQLLNNTVSPMLNSLIYSLRNKEVKSSLKRICHNVVFTVLQ